The genomic window GGACCTCGGGATCACGCCCAAGCCGGCAGCCCCCCGAAAGCGGGAGGAGGAACCCGTGGCGGAGGCCCGGGTCACCCCCGCCCCTTCGGTGAAAACCGTGGAGATCAAGGCCCCCGAGAAAGCAAAGGCCGCGGCGCCCTCGCCCGAACCGGCCCCGGAACCCGAGATGGAACCCATCGTGGAGTTCTTCGAAGTCCCGCCGCCGGTGTCCTCCGTCAAGTCCTCCCTCAACCCGGTCGAGCTGGAGGAGGAAGGGCTGGCGCAGGAAATCTCCCCCGACGAGGTCAGCATCGACCTCTTCAATTTCATCTCCACGGAACCTCCCGGGGAGGAGACCAAGCCCTCTCTCGCCAGCGCCGACGCCCGTAAACTGACCCCCGGCATCGAACTGGTCGAGATTCCGCCGCCGGTGGAATCGCGGCCCGAGACCCTTCCGCCGGAGAGACCGGAACTCGAGGTCTCCGTCGACGTGTTCGCGGGGATCAGCGGGGGAGAACTCGAAGCCGATCTCGGGATCTACCAGGAATCGAGACCCATGGCGGTCGAAGCGTCCGCGGTGGAGAAGGATGAAGCCAAGCCCGCGGCGGAGCCGGTGACGGTCAAGCCCGCGGCGGAGCCGGTGGCGGCCAAACCCGTGGTGGAGCCGGCGGCGGCCAAACCCGTGGAAGAGCCGGTGACGGCCAAACCCGCGGCGGAGCCGGTGGCGGCCAAACCCGTGGCGGAGCCGGCGGCGGCCAAACCCGTGGAAGAGCCGGTGACGGCCAAACCCGCGGTGGAGCCAGTGACGGCCAAGCCCGCGGTGGAGCCGGCGGCGGCCAAGGCGGTCACGGGTCCCATCGACCTCAAGCCGCCCAGCGGGATGGCGATGCAGGACCTCTTCGCGGACCTCGTCGAGGAAGCCAACAAGGTCTTCGTCGCCTCCGGTGACGACGAGGAAGGGGATTTCGAAACCCACTACAACCTGGGGATCGCCTACAAGGAAATGGGGCTGATGGATGACGCCATCGGCGAGTTCCAGAAAGCCTACAACATGGTGAAGGACGAGTCGCGCTCCTCCGCTTACATCCAGGCCTGCAGCATGCTGAGCTTGTGCTTCCTCGAAAAGGGGATCTTCAAATCCGCCATCAAGTGGTGTGAACGCGGCCTCGAGAGCCCCGGGCACCAGGACCACGAGTACCTGGCCCTCCGCTACGACATGATGGGCGCCTACGAAAAACTCGGGGACTACGCGAAGGCCCTCGATCTTTGCAACGAGATCTACGGCGAGAACATCGGTTACCGGGACGTGGCGGACAAGATCAAGAACCTCAAAAAACTGGTCGGATAGTCCCGGACATGCCCGCTTTGCCGCCCTGCCCGTCAACGAGAAGGAGATATGCGAGCACCCTCATCCTCGTGACGTTCTGCTTCGTCACGGGGATCTTTCTTTTCATGGTCCCGTGGAACTTCCCGATCCCCCTGTTCTCCTACCTCTGGGACGGCGTCTGGGAGAACAACTACTTCGTGATCCGGTACCCGGGGTTCCGCTCGGTGATGTCCAACCCCTTCCTGAAGGGGGCCATCTCGGGATTGGGCCTGGTGAACTTCCTCATCGGGATACACCTTGTCGGGGAGAGGCTCCGGAAGTGACGGGAAGACGATGACGGGCCCGCAGGCAGAGCATCCCGTCCTCTATCACATCTCGGACGACCGACCGGAGGGGCGCTGTCCCCGGTGTTGCTTCCCGCATCTCGCCGGGTTGGGGGTCCGGATGTTACAGCTCCGCCGGAAAGGCCTGGACGTGCGCACCCTGGTCGAGACGGGGAAGGCGGTCGCGGCGGCGGTCGGGGGGATGGACGTGACCCTCCTGATGAACGGCAGCGTGGAGGCGGCCGTCCGGGCGGGATTCCAGGGGGTCCACCTCCCGGCGTTCACCCCGGGGGTGGCCGCGATCCGGGCGAGTTTGCCGGCCGGTTTCCGGATCGGCATGTCGGTGCACGACGGCGCGGAACTGGCCGATGCCGAGAAGCAGGGAGCGGATTTCGTCGTCCTGGGCCCGGTGTTCCCGCCCCGGTGCAAAGCCGCCGGCACGGCGCCCCTCGGGTTGGCGAGGCTGCGGGAACTGGCGGGCGGGACCCGGATGCCCACACTGGCCCTGGGCGGGATCTCCGCGGACAACGCGGAAGACGCCCTGGCCTGCGGGGTGGCCGGGCTGGCCGGGATCTCGTTCTTCCACCACCCGGGGGAACTCGAGCGGATACTGAAACGAATCGGCGGATGACGCCGCAACCTGCCCGGGCGGCGAACCGGCGCGCCGGGCGGGACCGTCTTTGAAGGAGAACAAGCATGAGCATCATCAATGATCTGCGAGCCGGGGACCTTCCGGCCCACTTCACGGCACTGGCGGCGAACGAGGGTGTCTCGACGGACGCCCTGGTGGAGGGGGTCCTCGCGGGTACCATCGTGGCCCCCCGCAACCACCGGCGTGCCCTCACCCGTGACATGGCGGTCGGGAAAGGCCTCCGGACCAAGGTGAACGCCAACCTCGGCACCTCGCCCGACCACGACGTCCTCGAGGAGGAACTGGACAAGCTCCGGGTCTGCATCGAGTACGGGGTCGACGCGGTCATGGACCTCTCCACGGGGTCCGACATCCGGGGGACCCGGCTGCGCATCCTGGGGGAGTGTGGGGTCCCGCTGGGGACTGTCCCCATGTACGAGGCGTCCGTCCGTTCCCGCCGGCGCTACGGCGATCACCTCCAGATGACGGTGGACGACCTGTTCCAGGTGATCGAGGACCACGGCGCCGACGGCGTGGATTTCATCACCGTTCACTGCGGGGCCGTCCGGTCCGTGGTGGACGCCATGCACGCCCAGGGGCGCGTGATGGGCATGGTGAGCCGCGGCGGGGCCCTGCTCGTCGAGTGGATGGTCCGTCACGATCGCGAGAACCCCCTGTACGAGCACTTTGACCGGTTGCTGGAGATCGCGGGCCGGCACGAGATGACGCTTTCCCTCGGGGACGGCTTCCGGCCGGGGTGCCTGGCCGACGCCACGGATCGCGCCCAGGTGGGTGAACTCCTGGTCCTGGGCGAACTGACCCGGCGGGCGCGCGCGGCGGGGGTGCAGACCATGATCGAGGGCCCGGGGCACGTCCCCCTGGACCAGATCGCGGAGAACATCCGCCTGGAGAAGGCCCTGTGCGAGGGGGCGCCTTTCTATGTCCTGGGGCCCCTGGTGACCGACATCGCCCCCGGGTACGACCACATCACCGGGGCCATCGGGGGCGCCGTGGCGGCGATGCACGGGGCGGACTTCCTCTGCTACGTGACCCCCGCCGAGCACCTCCGGCTGCCCACCGTGGAGGACGTGAGGCTCGGCGTCATGGCGTCGCGGATCGCCGCCCACGCCGCGGACATCGCCAAGGGAGTCCCGGGGGCCATGGCCCCCGACGTCGAACTCAGCCGGGCGCGGAAGCGCCTCGACTGGGAGGGGCAGTTCCGGAACGTCCTGGACCCGCGCATCGCCCGCCAGTTCCGCGGAGAGAGACCGCCGAAGGATGCCGACCTCTGCACCATGTGCGGGGAGTTCTGTGCCATCCGGGCCAGCACGGCCGCCACCGAGGCCATCTGCCGGAAATCCGGCAAACCGGCCGGGCAATGACGATGGCTTCGGAGACCCTCCCCATCCGGTTGGCGGTCTTCGACCTCGACGGGGTCGTCTTCGACTCCTCGGCCCTGGTCGCGCCCGCCATCTGGGACTCCCTCGACCGGCTGGAGGCCGCCACTCCCGGGCTTTGCCTCCGGAGGCCGACCGAGCCCGAGGTCTTCGGGATGCTGGGCCTGCCCAACAGCCGGTACGTCCAGGCCCTGGGGTACGACCTCGAGCCGGGACAGTGGGCGCTGCTCAAGGACTGGGTCGAGGAACGCGAGGTCGAGCTGATCGGGGCGGGGGTGGGCACCCTGTACGAGGGGATCGAGGCCCTCCTCACCCGCCTGGGGGACCGCGGCGTGCGCTGCGTGGTGGCCAGCAACTGCGGCCGGCGTTACCTGGAGGCCATCTTCGTGCGCTTCGGGCTCGGCCGCTGGGTGGACGGGGCGCGGTGCAACGACGACTACCCCCGGGGCGGCAAGGCGGACCTGATCCGTATCCTGCTGGATTTGACGGGTGTCACGGCGGAGCAGACCGTTTACCTGGGGGACCGGGATTTCGACCTGTACGCCGCCCGGGAGGCCGGTACCCGGTTCGTGGCCTGCCGGTGGGGGTTCGGCCGGGAGGATCGATTCCCGGACGGGATCGCCTTCGCGGACCGGCCGGGCGAGGTCCCCGTTCACCTGGGCCTCTGAGGCCGGGGGCGATCGGCCCGGTGGTCCCACGACGCCGGGCGTTTCGGAGGGAGAAAGTGACAAAACGTTTTTCACGGGTGTTCGGTCTCATGCTGCTTCTTTCCGTGGTTTTCCTCCCGGCCCAGACCGGCCGGGAACGCCCCGCCAAGGCGCCGGACCCCCGCGTCGGCAGCTTGCTGGACCAGGGCCGGCTCCAGTACGACGTGGACGAGGAGGGGGACTTCAGGGTCCTGAACCAGCTCGAGGAGAAACGGTCCCAGGCGGTTTTCATCAACTCCCGCACCAACCGGCTCTACGACATCGAGATCCGCGAGATCTGGTCGGCGGCCTGGTCCTCGGAGAAACCGCCGGACGGGGGGGTCTCCGGGAAACTCCTGATGGAGAACGGGCGAGTGAAGATCGGGGCCTGGAGCCTGCAGCGATTCGGAACGAAGTTCGTCCTGGTCTTCGGCGCCCAGGTCCCGGCCAATGCCGACCTCAAAACCCTTCTCACGGTCATCCAGACCGTCGCCGTCACCGCCGACGACAAGGAAAAGGAATTTGCGGTGAAGGACTCCTTCTGAAGCTCCCGCCGGACGCCCCGTCATCTTGCCGGGGGCACGGGGCCGGGGACGAAAAAGAAAAATGCCGGTCGAGCGACCGGCATTTTTCTTCGGGGTGGGCTTGCCCGGGCTCAGCGGACCACGGGGCAGTAGCTGCTGTCGGTGAAGCCGCTGGCGGTCTCGCGGCGGTCCCGGGGGTACACGGGAGGCCGGGGGATGACGCCCAGTCGGATCAGCTCGCTGCGGAACTCGTAACGGACGTTGACTTCCTGGCAGGGCGTCGACTCCAGGTTGAGGCGGACCCGGGTCACCCGGTGGTCCTGCTCGCTCCCCATGCCGGTGGCGGCGTAGCTGTCGGTGTCGGGGCGGGGGGGCGGCACGCAGCCGGCGGAGCGGGCCTTCTCGTTGGACGGCGCGGCCGCGGGGGCGGCGGATTCGGACTCAGCGCCCTGGCCCTTGGCCCGGCCCGCCGAACCGCTCTCCGCGGACGGGCGGGGCGCGTCCCGCATGATCCGGGGCTCGTAACGGGCGTACGTGATCTCCCGGAAGACCACCGCGCTGATGATGCCCAGGTTCCGGGTCTGGCCCAGGGCGGCGCCGTAAGAGTTCGACTCGGTCGTGAAGTAGAAGTTCCGGGCGGTCCGGTTGCTGACCTGCCAGCCCGCGATCTCCACCGTCTCCCATGGGTCGATGACCCACTTCGAGGCCTTCGCCGCGGTGGTGCGCTTGGCGTCGATGGTGTTCAGGCCGTCCACCGAAAGCGCCACCGCGATGCGGGTGGAGGAGTTGTTCCGGAGGCGGATGGTGAAGTCCTCCCCGCGCAGCGCTTCCAGGTAGAGGCGGCCGTTGTGGCTGTAGAGGGGCCGGGGGGAGCCGTTCACGAGGACGTCCATCTGAAGCGGGGAACCGCAGGGGTAGTATCCGAACGCGGAAACGGCGAGCAGCATCAGGATCAGGGTGGTGAAGAGTGCGTGTTTCATGATCGACCTCCTTCGTCCAATCTCAATGGTACTGACGACGCCCCCGCCGAAAACTTTCAAGGTTTTTTTCCTTCCCCCCCCTTCCCCAACCTCCTCCGAGTATCGGTATCGGTATCGGTATCGGAATCGGTATCGGAATCGGTACCGGTATCGCCCCCGCCCTTGTCCCGAACTCCGCAACCTCTCCGAACCTGCCCCCGCAGCCAAACCCGTACAAACTGGCCGCATCCCCGGTGATCCGGTTTTCTTGGCGAGATCCGGATACGGATCGGTTCGCGCAAAGGCGCAAAGATCGCAAAGGAAAACGGCACGGGTCGCAAATCATGCTCCCGGCTGATGTTTCGAGAGATCGATCCCCGTGTCTGTCGCGATCTGGAGGCGAGTTCACCTCGAAGGCACTGCGCTTTTTCCGGGACTTCGCCCGGCAACAGTGGCCACGGAAGGCAACCGGAAACGACAACATGTTGGTAAAAACGCAGCCGCTGAAGCGCCTGACAGCCTTCAGCCTAACAGCCTTCAGCCTGACAACCTTCCTCAAGATCGCACCGAAAACGGGCGCGGGGTGATATAATACTTTCCTTTCGGGGCGGTCGATGGAGGCGGCGATGGACAAGACGATCCTCCTGGGGATGGACAAGGCGGAACTCGGGGCCTTCGTGGCCGGGCTCGGCCAGAAACCGTACCGCGCGCGGCAGCTGTACCACCACTTCTACCGCCGGGGGTGCTTCGACGCCGAGGCCATGACCGACATGTCCCGGGCTTTCCGTGAAACCCTGCGGGAGTGCGCGGATTTTGGCCTCCCCGGGACCCTGGCCGTCCAGGCCTCCATCGACGGGGCCCGGAAGTACCTCTTCGAGCTTCGCGACGGGCTGCGGGTCGAGTCGGTCTTCATCCCCGAGGACGCCCGCACCACCCTGTGCCTGTCCACCCAGGCGGGGTGCGCCATGGGGTGTCGCTTCTGCGCCACCGCGGGGATGGGGTTTCTCCGGAACCTCTCCGCCGGGGAGATCCTGGGCCAGTTCTACGGCGTCCTGGGTGAGCGGGGTCTCGTGGGGCAGCCCGTCAACGTGGTGTTCATGGGGATGGGCGAGCCGCTGATGAACCTGGAGGCCGTGATGCGCAGCTTCGGGATCCTCCACGACCCGGAAGGCGGGGCCGTCTCGCGCCGGCGGATCACGGTGTCCACCTGCGGCCTCCCCGAGGGTATCCGTCGACTCGGCGAGCACCCCGTGCGGCCGAAACTCGCCGTCTCCCTCAACGCCACCACGGACGCGGTGCGCTCGCGCCTGATGCCCGTCAACCGGAAGCACCCCATCGCGGACGTGCTGAAGGCCTGCCGTGCCTACCCGCTGCCGGCCGGGGAGCGCATCACCTTCGAGTACCTTCTGGCGGCGGGCGTCAACGACACCGTGGAGGACGCCCGGCGCCTGGCGAGGCTCCTTCGCGGGATCCGGTGCAAGATCAACCTGATCCCCTGCAACCCGACCCCGGGAGGCGCGTTCGGCCCCCCCGGGGAGGCCGTGGTGGCGGCCTTCCAGGACGTGCTCGTCGGGGCCCGTTACACGGCCATCATCCGGAAATCGCGCGGGCGGGACATCCACGGCGCCTGCGGCCAGCTGGCGAGCCTGCAGGACGAGACGGACGGAGGGGGCCGTCCCCGGCCGTCACCGGGTGGGGCCGAGGGATATTACTCTCCGGATTCGGAGTAGAGAGGGACGATGAACGAATACGAGGTGAAGAAGGCCATCATCGAGACCGGGAGGCGCTGCTGGCTCCGCGGTTGGGTGGCCGCCAACGACGGCAACATCAGTGCCCGGGTCGGCGACAACGCGTTTCTGACCACCGCCTCCGGCCAGAGCAAAGGCTTCCTGACCGCGGACATGATCATCCGGGTCGATCGTCACGGCAACGTCCTGGAAGGGAAGATGCGGCCGTCCACCGAGTTGAGGATGCACCTCCTGGTGTACGAGCAACGCCCGGACGTGGGCGCCGTTTTCCACGCCCACCCGCCCGCCTGCACCGCCCACGCCGTGGCCGGCCTCCCCCTGTCGGACTGCGTCCTGCCCGAGATCGTGGTCACCCTGGGGGCCGTTCCCCTCGCGGAGTACGGGACGCCCAGCACCGCCGAGGTCCCCGACTCGCTTCTCCCCTACGTCCGTGACCACAACGCCTTCCTGCTGCAGAACCACGGGGCCCTGACCCTGGGGAAGGACGTCTTCGACGCCTACTACCGGATGGAGTCCATCGAGCACTTCGCCCACATCCACATCCTGGCCCGCGGCCTCGGCCACGTGAACGTGCTCAAGCCCGAGCAGGTGGAGAAGCTGATGGCCATCCGCGCCACCTATGGTCTTCCCGGCGCGGTGCCCGCCTGCCGGGCCGCCGGGGGCGCGAACCCGCCGGCGGGGGCCGGGGGGGAGGCGGGCCCGCTCCCGACCGGGAACCCGGTGGCCGGCGCCTGCCCGGCGTCGCCGCGGCCGGCGTTCTCTTCACAACCCACGAACCTTTCAGAACAGGAGTTGGTCGACCGCGTGACCTCGATGATCCTCGGTAAACTCAGTCGGGACTGATCACGCAGACGAGGAAGTAGAGGTCTTCCGCCTGGCGCCAGGTGCGGATCGCCAGTCCGGCCGATCCCGCCATGTCCCGGACGACCTCGTCCGGCGGGATCATGTCGTGGCTGACGGCGTCGCCGACCCCGGCGTGGAAACGATTGAGGGACTCCCGCCCCTCCAGGTGGCACACCGTCAGGCTGCCGCCCGGACGGAGCAGGGCCGCGAGGGCGCGCAGGGTGGCCGCCTTGTCGTGGAAGTGCGGGAAGACGTTGTAACAGAAGACGGCGTCCAGCGAGGCGGGGAGAAGCGGGGGGAATGCGGCGTCCCCCGCCACGGCGAACACGGGGGGCACCCCGGGGCCCGGGCCGGGGGCCGGGGGCGAACCGGCGAAGGGCATTGCGGCGTGCGGGTCGCGCGCGATTGGCCCGCGGAACACCGCCCCGTGTCGCAGCATCTCCTCCGCGTAGTCGAGGCCGATCACGACCCCTCCCGGCGGCAGGTGGGCGAGGAGGACCGGGATGATCCGCCCCGTCCCGCACCCCACGTCCAGGACGCGCCGGGCCGAGGGGATGCCGGTTTCCGGGAGCAGTTCGTGCAAACGTTCGGGTTCGTTCCCGGCGTGGGCCTGCTCGTCCCACCTTTCCGCATGCCGGTCGAAGAAGTGCCGTCGTTCGCGGTCGCCGGGTTGACGGGGGGAGTGGTGCGGGCTCATGGCGTTTTCGGCGGCTTCAGCCGGAGGTCCAGGTCAAAGGCGAGGGACATGGGCTGCGGGTTTCCCCCCGTTCCGAGATCGACCCGGAGAGCGCCCTTGCCGGCGGCGGAGCCGGAAACCGGGAAAGGGCACGAGACGTCCCACTCCAGGACCCCGGACAGCGACACGTCAAACGCGTTGATCCGGGACGGTGGAAAACCGGGGGCGGAGGAAACAGCGGCGCCCGGCTCGACGAGGGTCTGCAGGAAGACGGTTTTCACCCGGAACCGGTCGCCCTGCCTCGACTCCAGCGTGAAGCGGGTCACCTGGCGGAACCTGGCCCCCTGGGCCGTGAGGGTCTGCACGGACTCCCAGACGGCCCCGGGGCCCACCGGCCCGTCGGGGAGCACGACCCCCCCCACCGGGTTCCGGAGTTGGTCCCACACGGGCTGGAGCCGGGGGTCGGCGACGGCCGTATCGATCGTCATGTCCCGGATGAGGCCTTTACGGCTGATCACGGCGGTCCCCCCGAATTTTCCCGCGGCCGGGTCCTTCAGGGCCTGTCCCAGGAGGGCCGCCACCTGGGCGTTGGCGTCCGGGGTCGGGAGCATCCGGATGTCGCCGAGCCGGAAGG from Acidobacteriota bacterium includes these protein-coding regions:
- a CDS encoding thiamine phosphate synthase, which translates into the protein MLQLRRKGLDVRTLVETGKAVAAAVGGMDVTLLMNGSVEAAVRAGFQGVHLPAFTPGVAAIRASLPAGFRIGMSVHDGAELADAEKQGADFVVLGPVFPPRCKAAGTAPLGLARLRELAGGTRMPTLALGGISADNAEDALACGVAGLAGISFFHHPGELERILKRIGG
- the thiC gene encoding phosphomethylpyrimidine synthase ThiC; this translates as MSIINDLRAGDLPAHFTALAANEGVSTDALVEGVLAGTIVAPRNHRRALTRDMAVGKGLRTKVNANLGTSPDHDVLEEELDKLRVCIEYGVDAVMDLSTGSDIRGTRLRILGECGVPLGTVPMYEASVRSRRRYGDHLQMTVDDLFQVIEDHGADGVDFITVHCGAVRSVVDAMHAQGRVMGMVSRGGALLVEWMVRHDRENPLYEHFDRLLEIAGRHEMTLSLGDGFRPGCLADATDRAQVGELLVLGELTRRARAAGVQTMIEGPGHVPLDQIAENIRLEKALCEGAPFYVLGPLVTDIAPGYDHITGAIGGAVAAMHGADFLCYVTPAEHLRLPTVEDVRLGVMASRIAAHAADIAKGVPGAMAPDVELSRARKRLDWEGQFRNVLDPRIARQFRGERPPKDADLCTMCGEFCAIRASTAATEAICRKSGKPAGQ
- a CDS encoding HAD family hydrolase, whose amino-acid sequence is MASETLPIRLAVFDLDGVVFDSSALVAPAIWDSLDRLEAATPGLCLRRPTEPEVFGMLGLPNSRYVQALGYDLEPGQWALLKDWVEEREVELIGAGVGTLYEGIEALLTRLGDRGVRCVVASNCGRRYLEAIFVRFGLGRWVDGARCNDDYPRGGKADLIRILLDLTGVTAEQTVYLGDRDFDLYAAREAGTRFVACRWGFGREDRFPDGIAFADRPGEVPVHLGL
- the rlmN gene encoding 23S rRNA (adenine(2503)-C(2))-methyltransferase RlmN: MDKTILLGMDKAELGAFVAGLGQKPYRARQLYHHFYRRGCFDAEAMTDMSRAFRETLRECADFGLPGTLAVQASIDGARKYLFELRDGLRVESVFIPEDARTTLCLSTQAGCAMGCRFCATAGMGFLRNLSAGEILGQFYGVLGERGLVGQPVNVVFMGMGEPLMNLEAVMRSFGILHDPEGGAVSRRRITVSTCGLPEGIRRLGEHPVRPKLAVSLNATTDAVRSRLMPVNRKHPIADVLKACRAYPLPAGERITFEYLLAAGVNDTVEDARRLARLLRGIRCKINLIPCNPTPGGAFGPPGEAVVAAFQDVLVGARYTAIIRKSRGRDIHGACGQLASLQDETDGGGRPRPSPGGAEGYYSPDSE
- a CDS encoding class II aldolase/adducin family protein; its protein translation is MNEYEVKKAIIETGRRCWLRGWVAANDGNISARVGDNAFLTTASGQSKGFLTADMIIRVDRHGNVLEGKMRPSTELRMHLLVYEQRPDVGAVFHAHPPACTAHAVAGLPLSDCVLPEIVVTLGAVPLAEYGTPSTAEVPDSLLPYVRDHNAFLLQNHGALTLGKDVFDAYYRMESIEHFAHIHILARGLGHVNVLKPEQVEKLMAIRATYGLPGAVPACRAAGGANPPAGAGGEAGPLPTGNPVAGACPASPRPAFSSQPTNLSEQELVDRVTSMILGKLSRD
- a CDS encoding methyltransferase domain-containing protein translates to MSPHHSPRQPGDRERRHFFDRHAERWDEQAHAGNEPERLHELLPETGIPSARRVLDVGCGTGRIIPVLLAHLPPGGVVIGLDYAEEMLRHGAVFRGPIARDPHAAMPFAGSPPAPGPGPGVPPVFAVAGDAAFPPLLPASLDAVFCYNVFPHFHDKAATLRALAALLRPGGSLTVCHLEGRESLNRFHAGVGDAVSHDMIPPDEVVRDMAGSAGLAIRTWRQAEDLYFLVCVISPD